The genome window TCCTTCCAAAATGGTTTGAATGGTCTCTGGAAGAGAGTCCAACTCTGATTTCCAAATATAGCCAGAAGCTCCATTCCGAAGTGCTGAAAAGATAGCGTCATCCGTTTGTAAGGCGGAAATCACAAGGCTTTTTCTCGATTCGATTGTATGGTAAGTTTTGAGTACATCAATTCCACTCATACCAGGTAGTCCAATGTCCAAAATGAGTAAATCCCATTCTCTAGATTGTCCATTCGCCCAAAAATCTTCAGCTGAATTCCAAGTAACCAAATTTAGATGAGAATTTTGTTTTAAAACCCCGCATAACGATTGTAAAAAATCTACATTGTCTTCGATGATATCGATGGAAATTGGTTTCATATATGAAATAAACTCATTGGAAGTTTCATATGGATCTGGTATGGAGATTCCATTATGGTAAGATCACCATTTAAAGATTTGATTCTTTGGTGGAGGCCTCGTTCGCCTATTCCAGATTCATTCCATCCTTGTTTGTTTGGATGAATATCCATAACCTTTTCTTTTCCGTTCGATTTTTCTAGTTCAGTGACAAATTGGAATACCATATGATCCGGTGTTCGATCAATCTTCCATTCAGAAGTCCCGTTTCCATGTCGTAAGTCATTGGTTGTCACTTCTTTGAAGAATTGAAGGATATGATGGGCTACCTCAGGATCGGGAATTTTGATCATTGTCTCATCTCCTATGGAATCCCATTTTAGGTTTATCGTACGACCCACAAGTTTGTATCGTTTTTTGACTAAAAGTTTTAATCCGTCTAACAAAGATTCTTGGATCAAATCTCTTTGGTCTTCTTCTTGGACTTGCGTGCGTAAGGATTGAAGGGCTGACTCTGAAAGTTGCCTTAATTTTTGTAATTGTATCTCAGTGATCTCTGTCGGTTTTTTTTCGATTTTTTGAGTGAGTAACACTAAATCCGTTAATTGTGAGCCTAAACTATCATGGATGTCTTGGAAAAATGTTCTCCGTTTTTCTTCGAGTAACATCCCACGATAAGCAGCAATGTAACGAGTGCGAAACCACCAGTGGTTTAAAAAAAAGGCGACAAGGAACAAAGGGAAGATGGTGGACATCTCTCTCCAAGTTTCCATCGGGATGACAGTTTGGTTGGCAAAGTACACCCGAAAGATATAAATTAAAAGTACAAAGGACCATTCTAAAATGTACTGCCAAACAAGTCCTGGATAAAAGAAAGAGGAAGTGGCAAGTAAGGCGGTGATGGTAAGCCAATTCCTTGGATCAAAATAAGGAATGGAAGGATCATGAAATCCAGTTTCAATTTCGACCAATACCAAAAGAAAAAAAGTCAAACGAACAATGATGGGAGCAAAACCAAAAAACCTTCTATAAAAAAAGGAAGTCAATACCAAGAGGATACTGAGTACAAGTTGGATGGCCGATAAAATACAATTGGTTTGGTCTAAAGCATTCCATTCCAAATACACACTTTGGAGATACGCCAAACAATAAGCGAATCCAAGAAAATACAATTTGCTGATAATCTCGGAATATACGGCGAGCAGAGAAATCGGTTCGAGAGGAATCCCACGAAAAAGGACAAACAACCTTTGCAACATTAGAGGGTTACCAAAGAATTAAACTTTTTAGGACTCGGAATTGGTTCAGATTACACAGCCAGTCGACTGATATGTTCCAACAAAAGTTTTTGGTCATCGTCAAACATTTGGTTGAACTCAAGACCTACTTCATAAAATGCCCCTTCGCCAAATTCTTCCAATCGTACAACCTTTGCCTTTGGATACAAAACATACTTCACATCAGGAAATCTTAATTCTAATTCCAGTCGAGTTCCAAGTGGCATAGGTTCTTTGGTTCGAAACAAAAGTCCCCCTTCAGAAATGTCTTGGGAATCCCCTTCTCCTTTGTCTTTTGGTAAAAACTGAGAAGAACCGGCTCCCGATTGGATCACTCGGTAGGTGAGATGGACTTTTTCGGAGATTCGTTTGTAGATTCGGCGTTCGCTGGACATGATAGCAAGAGAACGCCGAATTCAAAGTTTGGGCAAGTTTAAATTTATGCCTGAGAATTGACCAAAATAATGGTTTAGTCTTCTAAATCCTCAGGACGAATTTCATAATCAGGACGGAAAGCACCTTCAATTTTTTCTCGAATGCGATCAATGTATCCAAACACTGCTGGCACCACAATAAGAGTGATGAGTGTCGATAAAACAAGACCTCCAATGATGGCAATCCCCATAGCAGTTCTTGATTTGGATGCTTCTCCGATTCCCAAAGCAATTGGCAAAGTTCCCGCAATCATCGCAAGAGAAGTCATAAGAATCGGACGTAGTCGTTTTGATCCTGCATCGAAGATCGCTTCGTCCCGAGACATCCCATGTTCTTTCATCGCAAGCATTGCATGATCCACAAGAAGGATGGAGTTTTTAGCCACAAGTCCCATAAGAAGGATGAGTCCGATCATACT of Leptospira mtsangambouensis contains these proteins:
- a CDS encoding response regulator transcription factor — its product is MKPISIDIIEDNVDFLQSLCGVLKQNSHLNLVTWNSAEDFWANGQSREWDLLILDIGLPGMSGIDVLKTYHTIESRKSLVISALQTDDAIFSALRNGASGYIWKSELDSLPETIQTILEGGSVISPSIAAKVLLSFRKPPTISDPSGVEVLTPRERQILELIVEGDNPSQIASLFGTTVGTVRQQIKAIYKKLQVNTRVQMLKKARQFGIF
- a CDS encoding sensor histidine kinase, with product MLQRLFVLFRGIPLEPISLLAVYSEIISKLYFLGFAYCLAYLQSVYLEWNALDQTNCILSAIQLVLSILLVLTSFFYRRFFGFAPIIVRLTFFLLVLVEIETGFHDPSIPYFDPRNWLTITALLATSSFFYPGLVWQYILEWSFVLLIYIFRVYFANQTVIPMETWREMSTIFPLFLVAFFLNHWWFRTRYIAAYRGMLLEEKRRTFFQDIHDSLGSQLTDLVLLTQKIEKKPTEITEIQLQKLRQLSESALQSLRTQVQEEDQRDLIQESLLDGLKLLVKKRYKLVGRTINLKWDSIGDETMIKIPDPEVAHHILQFFKEVTTNDLRHGNGTSEWKIDRTPDHMVFQFVTELEKSNGKEKVMDIHPNKQGWNESGIGERGLHQRIKSLNGDLTIMESPYQIHMKLPMSLFHI
- a CDS encoding PilZ domain-containing protein — encoded protein: MSSERRIYKRISEKVHLTYRVIQSGAGSSQFLPKDKGEGDSQDISEGGLLFRTKEPMPLGTRLELELRFPDVKYVLYPKAKVVRLEEFGEGAFYEVGLEFNQMFDDDQKLLLEHISRLAV